The Urbifossiella limnaea nucleotide sequence AGCGCCTGCACGCTCACCTTGCCGTTCTCCCGGCCCTCCAGCGCGTCGATCGCGTTGCCGACGAGGTTCAGGACCGCCCGGTGGAGGCCGTCCGGGTCGCACGGCACGCCCGCCACGTTCGCCCCCGGCCGCCAGTCCAGCACCACGCCGCGCTCGGCGGCCCGGCCGCGGACCAACTCCAGCACGTCCTCGCACAGCTTGTTCAGGTCCGTCGGCTCGATCGCCGGCTCGCGCTCCTTCGAGTAGCTGAGCATGTCGAGCATCAGCGCGTCGATGCGCCCCTGATTCTTCTCGACGAGCCGCCAGCCCTTCGTCAGCAGTTCCGTGTCGCCGTCGCCGAGCGCGGCGCGGACCATGTCGGACCCGAAGCGGACGCCCTGCATGATGTTCTTGATGTGGTGGCTCAGCGCCGCGATGGTCTGCCCCACGGCGGCGAGCCGCTCGGCGCCGACGAGCGCCTGGTGGTAGCGACTCTCTTCGACCGCGATGGCCGCCTGGTGGGCCACGGCGCTGGCGAGGTGGAGGTGGTCCTCGGTGAACGTGCCGGTGCCGGTGCCGCCGGCGACGACGTTCTTGAGGCTCGACTGCGTGTCCAGGAACATGACGCCGAGCGTCTCGCGGCGGCCCTTCAGCGGCACGCAGATGACCTCGCGGAGGTGGTGCTTGTGGATGCTCGCGCCGCCGCGGAACCGGGCGTCGGTCGCGGCGTCGGTGACGAGGATGCCCTGGTGCTCCTTCAGGACGTAATCGACGATGGTGCGGCTGACGCCGAGGTCTTCCTGGCGGCTGAGGCCGTCCTTGTAGCGGGCCGCCTTCGGCACCAGCTGCCCGGCCTCGTCGCGGAGCATGAAGCAGCCGTGGTCGGCGTCGGCCGTGCGGAGGGCCAGTTCCATCACCCGCACCAGCAGTTCGTCCACGTCGAGGATGTGGCTGACGGCCTCGGCCGTCTCGTACAGCGCGGCGAGCCCGGCGAGGCGGGCCTTGATCCAGTCCGACCCGGCGGCCGACGGGCGGGAGAGAATCTGGCTGCCGGCGTCGGCCCCGACGCTCCGGACGATGGCCGAGAGCACGTCCGAGCCGGCGTCGCGGTTCAGCAGGCGGACGCGCTCGGTGAGTTCGTCGCGGACCGGGGCGTCGGCAACGCCGGTGGTGTACAGGAGTTGCGTCTGCCCGACGGCGATGCGGTCGCCGGTCCGGAGCGGGGCGGCCTTCACCGGCTGGCCGTTGAGGAGGGTGCCGTTGCCGCTGCCGAGGTCGAACAGCTGGTACCCGCCGTCCGGCAGCGACTTCAGCTCGAAGTGCTTGCGGGACACCTGGGTGTCGTGCAGGGAGACGGGGTTGGTCGAGTGCCGGCCGACGACCACGGCGGGGCCGGCCAGGTCGAACTGCTTCCCCTCGTCCACCCCGCGGAGGACGATCAGCCGGGGCACGGCGGGCTCCAGGGTCGGGCGACCCCGCTACGGTAACCGGCGACGGGGGTCGGGGCAACGGGGCAGTCGTTGGGAGTCTGCGGGAGTCTCCGGGAGTGGAGGAGTTCAACCCGGCTTACTCCCCAACTCCCGCAGACTCCCAACGACCCCTCCACTCCCGGAGATTCGCTTCCCGTTGACCGCCCGCCCCCCACCCCGGTACACTCGGGAAAACGTATCCGGGGGCGGGGCATGAGTTTCGGCGAGGCCGACGACGGCGGGGCGGTGCTGGACGACCTCACGGCGCGCGGCCGCGACTGGCCGAGCGTGCGGCAGTACAACGTGTTCCTCGCCAACCGCATGGGGGCGCTGCTCGACCTGGTCCGCCGGTTCGAGCTGACCGACGTGAAGATCGTGGCCATGACGATCGTGGAGACGGCCGACTGCGCCATCATCCGCCTCGTGCCGAGCAGCTCGGAGCGGGCCTACGAGATCCTGACGGCCGCGAAGCTGCCCTTCACCGAGAGCGACCTGCTGGTGGTGAAGCTGCCGGACAACGACCAGCCGCTGCTGACGATCTGCAAGGCGCTGCTCGGGGCCGAGATCAACATCCACTACGCGTACCCGCTGCTGATCGGCGTCGGCCCGATGGGGAACACCGCCCTGGCGATGCACGTCGAGGACCACGAGGCGGCGATGAACACGCTGTCGAACCAGGGGTTCACGATCTACACCGAGAACGACCTGGAGGGGTGAGCGACGCGACCCATGAATTCCGCCTCCGACCCGCCGTTCGACTCGATCCCCGTGGTGACGTTGCGGCCCGCCGCCGGTGACGGCCGGCTCCGGGCCGCGATTGTCGTTCTCCTCGCCCTCGTCGGGGTCGGCACGGCTGTGGGCTACGCAGTCCGGCCCAGTCGAGAGGTTCCTGCGGACACGCCGCGGGTGGTGGTCGATGTAATCGGGATGCACTGCCCGCTGCAGTGCGGCCCGCGGGCCGCCGGGGCGGTGGAGTCGTTGCCGTGGGCGATCCCGGGGTCGGTCACCGCGAACATCCGCACCGGGGTCGTCACCTTCGCCGTTACCGACCCCGCGGCAGCCGACGAGGGGGAGGTGAGACGGGTCATCGAGGGTGTGGGGTATCGCGTCCGGTCGGTACACCTGCCCGCGAGGCCCGCCGAGTAGCCGTTATCGGAACGCCTCCCACTCCTTGCCGAGCACGGCGGCGGCGACCTTCAGCGTCAGGATCTCGTCGGTCCCCTCGTAGATGCGGCAGACGCGCACGTCGGTCAGGTGCCGGCCGGGGCGGTAGAGGGTGCTCCAGCCCTTGCCGCCGAACACCTGCACCGCCCGGTCGGCCGCGTCCCACGCCGCGTTCGACGCGAACCACTTCGCCTCCGCCGCCAGCAGGTCGCCGCCGGCCGTGCCCTTCGCCACCACCGCGCGTTCGACCAGCGCCTCCGTCGCCGCCCGCGCCAGCTCGATCCGCGCGACGTGCTCCTGCACCAGCTGGTGCCGCGCGATCTCCTTGCCGTGCTGCACGCGGGCCTTGGCGTACTCGATCACCTCGGCCAGGCAGTCCTCGATGACGCCGAGGCAACCCGCGGCGACGCTCAGTCGGCCGCTCACCAGCGAGCCCATCGCCACCCGGAAGCCGTCGCCCTCGTTGCCCAGCAGGTTCTCGCGCGGCACGGCGACGTTCTCCAGCGCGAACATCGCCGTGTTCGCCGTCGGCATCCCCATCTTGGCGTTCGCCGCGAACGACTCGGCGGTGAAGCCGGCGGCCTTCGTGTCCACGACGAACGCGCTGATGCGGCCGCCCGACACGCCGGCGGGGTACGCGAACACGACCACGGCGTCGGCGATGCCGCCGTTCGAGATCAGGTACTTCACGCCGTTGAGGACGTAGCCGTCGGCGGTGGGGGCGTAGGTGGTGGTCATTTCGCGCGGGTTGCTGCCGGCGTCCGGCTCGGTGAGGCCGAACGCGAGGATGACATCACCCCGCGCCGCGGCCGGGAGGTATTTGTGCTTCAGCGCCTCGGAGCCCCAGGTCTGGATGGGGTAGGCGCCGATGCTGAGGTGGCCGGAGAAAAAGGTGCGGACGCCGGTGCCCTCGCGGCCGATGCGGGCGAGGGCGCGGAAGTACGAGGCGTCGTCCGCGCCGCGGCCGCCGTACTCGGGGCGGACGTTGATGCCGAGCAAGTTGTGCTTCTTCGCCAGCGGGACGAGCTGGTCGTTGAACTGGCGCTCGACGTAGCGGAGTTCCTCGTGCGGGCGAAGTTCCTGGCAGAAGGCTTCGGTGTCGGCGGCGAGCTGCGCGGCGTCGAACGACATGACAGCCTCCAGGACGGGTCAGCGCGCCAGCCGGTACGGCGCCGGATCAACGTGCGTCGGCCCACCCGCAAGCAACTCCGCCACCAGCCGGCCCGTCGCGGGGGCCATCGACAGGCCAAGCATGTTGTGCCCCGCTGCGATCAGTACGTTCCCCGCGACGGGGGCGCGGTCGATGACCGGCAGGCCGTCCGGCGTCATCGGCCGCCAGCCCCACCACTCCTCCTGCACCGGCTCGGCCAGCGGGTCGCGGAGGTACAGCTTCGCGGCGTCGGTGAGGATGCCGAGGCGGGCGCGGTTCAACGTCTCGTCGTAGCCGGCGAACTCCATCGTCGAGCCGAGGCGGTAGCCGGACGCGAACGGCGTCACGGCGACGCGGTGTTCCTCGAAGATGAGCGGGTACGTCGGGCACACCGCCGGCCGCGGCATCGTCAGCGAGTAGCCTTTGCCGGGGAGGATCGGCACCATCGCGCTGAGGGCGCGGTTCAGCTGAGGCGTCCACGCCCCGGTTGCCACCACAACGGCATCCGCGGCGATGTCGCCGGTCGCGGTTTCGACGGCGGTCGCGGTACCGTTCGCCACGCGGAAGCCGCTGACAGGCGTGTTCTCGCGCACCTCCACACCGAGGCCGACGAGCACGCGCCGTAGCTCGCTCATCAGCCGATCCGGTCGCAAATGCGCGTCGCCCTCGTAGAGGTAGCCGCCGGCGTTGCCGGGGAGCAGCGCGGGTTCGAGGGCCAGCAACTCGGCCGCGTCTAGCCGGCGGGCGGGGGTGGCGAAGCGGTCGCGCAGCAGCGTGTCGGTTTCGGCGTAGTGCTCGAACGCGCCCGTGCTGCGGAACACGAACAGCAGCCCCTTCGTCTCCCACTCGACGTTCAGGTGTTCGGACGCGATCACGTCCGCGAACTGCTGCCGCGACGCGGCGAGGAGCGCCTGAATCGCCGTGCCCGTGGCGAGCATCTGGCGTTCATTACAGCGGCGGGCGAAGCCGAGGAACCAGCCGAGGTTCGCCAGCACCGTCGCCGGGCGGACCTTCAGCGGCGAATTCTTCTCGAAAAGCGTGCGGAGGGTGGCGCCGACCGCCCCCGGCACGGCGAGCGGCAGGACGTGGCTAGGGCAGACGTAGCCGCAGTTGGCGTGCGAACAGCCGCGGCCGAAGGCGCCGCGGTCCACGACTGTGACGCGCCACCCGCCGCGGGCCAGGTGGTACGCCGCGAAC carries:
- a CDS encoding ATP-binding protein yields the protein MPRLIVLRGVDEGKQFDLAGPAVVVGRHSTNPVSLHDTQVSRKHFELKSLPDGGYQLFDLGSGNGTLLNGQPVKAAPLRTGDRIAVGQTQLLYTTGVADAPVRDELTERVRLLNRDAGSDVLSAIVRSVGADAGSQILSRPSAAGSDWIKARLAGLAALYETAEAVSHILDVDELLVRVMELALRTADADHGCFMLRDEAGQLVPKAARYKDGLSRQEDLGVSRTIVDYVLKEHQGILVTDAATDARFRGGASIHKHHLREVICVPLKGRRETLGVMFLDTQSSLKNVVAGGTGTGTFTEDHLHLASAVAHQAAIAVEESRYHQALVGAERLAAVGQTIAALSHHIKNIMQGVRFGSDMVRAALGDGDTELLTKGWRLVEKNQGRIDALMLDMLSYSKEREPAIEPTDLNKLCEDVLELVRGRAAERGVVLDWRPGANVAGVPCDPDGLHRAVLNLVGNAIDALEGRENGKVSVQALLDADGAWAKVIVMDNGPGIPADQADAIFKPFVSTKGSRGTGLGLPVSRKILREHGGDIVVQSVPDKGSKFTCRIPMKGAYGDLSGTSQHPPVRPPVENDE
- a CDS encoding acetolactate synthase, with product MSFGEADDGGAVLDDLTARGRDWPSVRQYNVFLANRMGALLDLVRRFELTDVKIVAMTIVETADCAIIRLVPSSSERAYEILTAAKLPFTESDLLVVKLPDNDQPLLTICKALLGAEINIHYAYPLLIGVGPMGNTALAMHVEDHEAAMNTLSNQGFTIYTENDLEG
- a CDS encoding acyl-CoA dehydrogenase family protein, producing the protein MSFDAAQLAADTEAFCQELRPHEELRYVERQFNDQLVPLAKKHNLLGINVRPEYGGRGADDASYFRALARIGREGTGVRTFFSGHLSIGAYPIQTWGSEALKHKYLPAAARGDVILAFGLTEPDAGSNPREMTTTYAPTADGYVLNGVKYLISNGGIADAVVVFAYPAGVSGGRISAFVVDTKAAGFTAESFAANAKMGMPTANTAMFALENVAVPRENLLGNEGDGFRVAMGSLVSGRLSVAAGCLGVIEDCLAEVIEYAKARVQHGKEIARHQLVQEHVARIELARAATEALVERAVVAKGTAGGDLLAAEAKWFASNAAWDAADRAVQVFGGKGWSTLYRPGRHLTDVRVCRIYEGTDEILTLKVAAAVLGKEWEAFR
- a CDS encoding NAD(P)/FAD-dependent oxidoreductase, which translates into the protein MAKRVVVVGGGVVGAFAAYHLARGGWRVTVVDRGAFGRGCSHANCGYVCPSHVLPLAVPGAVGATLRTLFEKNSPLKVRPATVLANLGWFLGFARRCNERQMLATGTAIQALLAASRQQFADVIASEHLNVEWETKGLLFVFRSTGAFEHYAETDTLLRDRFATPARRLDAAELLALEPALLPGNAGGYLYEGDAHLRPDRLMSELRRVLVGLGVEVRENTPVSGFRVANGTATAVETATGDIAADAVVVATGAWTPQLNRALSAMVPILPGKGYSLTMPRPAVCPTYPLIFEEHRVAVTPFASGYRLGSTMEFAGYDETLNRARLGILTDAAKLYLRDPLAEPVQEEWWGWRPMTPDGLPVIDRAPVAGNVLIAAGHNMLGLSMAPATGRLVAELLAGGPTHVDPAPYRLAR